In one window of Bdellovibrio bacteriovorus W DNA:
- a CDS encoding LysR family transcriptional regulator (COG0583 Transcriptional regulator) — translation MLTIASFKTHCFYMETIKQMQNSLIFVKLAESGSFSGAGKALGISKSQVSKALKALEEDLGVTLLNRNTRQIHLTERGRQYLSHCQQAVNLLESGKTELLATAREPRGNLRVTMAGVFSEKFIAPCLIQMAKKYPHLNVQAHFDSRVVNILENNFDVAIRIGNLPDSSLRSKKIGTREEVILASPQYLKNVSIETPSDLKKANCIGVEAEWTLRRSGKNIKLDVKGNFRSNNPRVMVEALLKGLGVAKLPIAYVEQELKKGKLVSILEEYREPAKDIWFITPHKIKHNHNVELFYEELMQFLEKNGQGEIF, via the coding sequence ATGTTGACTATAGCATCATTTAAAACACATTGTTTCTATATGGAAACAATCAAGCAAATGCAAAACAGTCTGATTTTCGTAAAACTTGCCGAAAGTGGTTCATTTTCAGGAGCAGGTAAGGCTCTTGGGATTAGCAAGTCGCAGGTCTCCAAAGCTTTAAAGGCTCTTGAGGAAGATCTCGGAGTGACGCTCTTAAATCGCAATACTCGTCAGATCCACTTGACGGAGCGGGGGCGTCAGTACCTGAGCCATTGTCAGCAGGCGGTGAATTTGCTCGAAAGCGGGAAGACAGAACTGCTTGCTACGGCAAGGGAGCCTCGCGGGAACCTTCGAGTCACCATGGCAGGAGTCTTTAGCGAGAAATTCATTGCTCCATGCCTGATTCAGATGGCCAAGAAGTATCCGCACTTAAATGTTCAGGCTCATTTTGATTCTCGGGTTGTAAATATCTTAGAAAATAATTTTGATGTCGCTATTCGTATTGGGAATTTGCCAGACTCTAGTTTGCGCTCCAAAAAAATTGGCACCCGAGAAGAGGTGATTCTTGCTAGCCCACAATATTTAAAAAATGTATCCATTGAAACACCTTCGGACTTGAAGAAGGCCAATTGTATTGGCGTAGAGGCAGAGTGGACTCTGCGGCGCTCGGGAAAAAACATCAAACTGGATGTTAAAGGTAACTTTCGCTCGAACAATCCAAGGGTGATGGTAGAAGCCTTACTAAAAGGCCTGGGCGTGGCAAAACTACCCATCGCATACGTCGAGCAAGAACTCAAAAAAGGAAAGCTTGTCTCTATTCTAGAAGAGTATCGTGAGCCTGCAAAAGATATTTGGTTTATCACGCCTCATAAGATTAAACATAATCACAACGTAGAGCTATTTTATGAAGAACTAATGCAGTTTTTAGAGAAGAACGGTCAGGGCGAGATTTTCTAG